The nucleotide sequence caaaaaagggggtgggcGATAATTATCCCTGCCATCTCTCTCGCCGTGTTTCCTTCGGTCGTGTCCGTTTTGTTGTTTTATACCTATTGCCGACTTTGGAAATCCGAGTGTGGTGTGGAcagtgtggtgtgtgtggtggggAGCTGGTGGACGGACGCACAAGCTGACTCGGGTCTCCTGGGCCCTATCCAAACAGGCTAGCCTGAGGGAATCTCATCCAACAAGCCCCGATCTGTCTCGCTGGGCGGGGTGACGACGAGGTGAGACACGGGCGGGTGACTGTGATGAAAAAGCAATAGGGCTGAAGCCTAGTGTTGTGTAGTGTACAGTAGCAAGGTCCGGGCCTTGAAGAATGGAATGAATATACATACAATCAACTGTCAGACTGACACGACCGAGAAAGCCGACGGTGATTTCTTGCTGATCTCGTGCTTGATGTGTGTGATCAGAGGGCAGCTGTCATCATCGGCCACTGTCGGCACACAACCGAGTGCAACCATAAGGAAGGTATCCAGAGAGATGTCCTCCTCAGCTGGTCATAGAAGAAATCATGGAAGGAAAATACCAAGACACGGCCATGCCCAGCTCGTCCAGGGCGACATTAGTTTGGACTCCAAGCTCGACGCCGTCTCGAGTATTGGGTAATACCTCACCGCTGCCCCTCTTTTTTGAGACATGGGAGAACCCTCGACCCGACTCGCCATGGCGCCAAAACCGTGCGACAGAAGCCCACAAGGCACAACACCACAATTTCCAGTTCCTTTTTCCTTCAGGCGTGCACTGTCAAAGACCGCCCATCCTGCCATCCATGCCCCCGCCCTCCAGCCCAGGGCTAGGTACCTCCACTACCTAATCAATGCtcacacccccctctcccccgggCCCTCGAATACCTCCCCAGTCACCTACCGTACCAATCAATCACCCCCCCgggcccccctcccctctcccgtTCCCATCTCCATTATTCTCCAGGGGCCCATCCATTATCCATTACGGAGTATCCATCCATTTGTTGAAATGCTACCGCTACCGCTGCCGCATCGAGAGCTCTGATCTCCCTTCCAATGTTCTGTTGatagtattttttatttttatctcttttatactttttattttgttttttcGCCTTCACTGCTCCTCCTTACCTCCCGGACATTAGGTAGTACTAGGCTGGAAGACGGATTGAGCTCGCGCCTACTTTACAGAGTACCCTTACCTACAACACAGCCAATCCCTCCGATCCCTCCAATCCCTCTCTCCGAGTTGCACCTGAGAGGTGCATCGGCAACACCGAGGCCTCTCTCTccgtctctttctttctgtctctgtctctctgtctcCTGTCTCCTGTCTCCTGTCTCCTGTCTCTCGCGCGCGCGCTCGCCCGCTCTGGACGGACACCAGCAATCATTGTTTCTTGCTGCTTGACGGAAGCTTGGTTTCAGCTGCCGCTCTCTTCAAAACCAAGGCGGTGGCAAGGCTGAGGTGTCGAACCACTGGCCCTGTGGTTCAGCTGTTCAGGTCCTTGGTAGCCCCCAGGGACGTCATCTCTCGAGCTCGAGTCGACCATCAATACGAGCAGAAACCATGGCTGCCATTCCCATTCAGGCCCCGTCGTCGCGACACGGGCCAAGAGACACCATGAACAGTGGGCCGCTACCGTCTTTATCAGGCCGCGATGGCGGATTCCCTCCAGGTCCCTTTGCGCCCATGTCCCATCGCATCCCATTTAACGACAACCTCTCGCCCTCGGCTGCTTCGAATCCCATGGCGATACGCAACAGAGACACCGACTTCGCACCTCCACCGCTTCCTCCACCGCGCCTGGTGCCCATCAACGGACCCATCGACCCAAAGGAGCATCAAAAGTGGGAGGGAATGCGGAAGCGCGACGCCAACTATGACGGGAGCGTAGATAGCGGTTTGGGCATGAGCCCCCACGACTTTCGTAGACGCGACTCGGACTACGACGAGACATACCACAGCTATGGCTCCAACAGGTAGCTTCCCCCTTTGGATTCTGTAATAGAGGTCCAAGGAGCGCAATCGCTAACAGTGTAAACAAAACACACAGATCTACGACCCTCCCATCCTTCAGCGCAATCAGCCAGACCATGAAGAGCTTCCGTCCAAGCCACGAAGCCATTGACAATTCCATGCTCAACAGGCTCAACAGGCCCACCATACGCCGTTCCGGTCTCAGCACATCCCACAACGaactcccaccccctcgcGCCCATCACGCTGACCTTTCGACGCTATCTCTTCCCCACAGGTCCAAGCAGCCCTTCCTCGATATCGGTTACAGCAGGTCCCCCATGTCGGCTACGTCGCCTGGACCTTCGCCGTTTGGCCACCTGGGACCTATGGATTACCGATCCCCATTGAGTGCCACTGATAGTACCGACCTTGAGCGTTCCCCGCGCTCGCACAGACTGTACAGCACACAGTCCATGACGGACAGTGAAGGACCAGGTCTCTCGCACGGCGGGCATGATTACGAGGGGCGCGACGAGGATGCGGATTTTCCCATGGAGGAAACTACGCGGATGCGCAGGCTAAAAATAGAAGACCCctggagggaaagggagcgCGAGAGGGAAAGCTACCAGCCGGGTCAGAAGCGTCGTGCATCGTCGCCCCCAAGCGACGATGTGCCCATGGCGAGCGATTCTATGCGGTGGCCTGGCCGGGATGGGTCTGGCATCTCGCGCGGATCCCCCACACCCAGGCTGCTCTCTATGCCTCAAAATTCCACCTTGGGAGGCAGATCCCCTGTGAGTCGCAGCGGAAGCTACAGCAGTAATCTCACGACGAGTAGCATGACGCTGGGCCGTCGTTCGCCGGGACTGAGCCCCAGCGGTCTCTCGCCGACAGATCCGATGAACTGCGGCAGCCCCTACGGCACACCACTCAGCATGACGGCTGGCTCGCCCAGGTCGGCAATCGGGATGGGCCTGGGGCGGTCAGCGGCCGCTGCGGCACAGCAGCCGACGGGAAGAATTGCGCTGGTCCCCCCCAGAAAGGTGGCCGAGATGCCCAAAAACACCAATGGGAGCAGCCTGGCCGCTAAGCTCAAGGGCCCTTACATGTGTGAATGCTGtcccaagaagcccaagaagttTGAGACGGAAGAGGAGCTCCGgtatggtttttttttttttttttttttttttttttttttttttttttgacgAAACGCAGCATGCTGATCGAGCTTACAGCACACACGAGGCTGAAAAGCAATATGAATGCACCTTTTGTGGAAACCgcttcaagaacaagaatGAGGCCGAGAGACATCAAAACTCTCTACACGTGCGTCGGCATTCTTGGTCTTGTTCAGCCCTGACGGGCTACGAGCGGGCCTTCCACGACAGCACGGCAACACCGGGTGAAGCCGACACGTGCGGATACTGCGGGAAGGAGTTTGGACGCAACGGGCCAAACGCCAGCGTCACCGACGAGGACTGGGAGAAGCGGATTCGCCATCTCCAGGATGTCCACAAATTCCGCGAATGCAATGCCAGCAAGAAGTTCTACCGGGCCGACCACTTTCGGCAGCATCTCAAGCACAGCCACGCCGGCACCAGTGGCAAGTGGACGAATATGCTCGAGAACGCGTGCATGATTGAAGAAGACGGTGTGAGTGTTGGTAGATGAGGGACGGGGTCATCAGTATGGGAATAAAGCGGGAAGGATCAAAACAGGGCAGATTGCCGGGCCGGGAAAATCTCTGATGGGCCGGGTCGACCAGTGACAGCTTCAGAAGGCCCTTTTTTACCACCTAGGGGCGTCAGGGTCAAGGTCGGACGCACTTCGGGTTTTCCATTCAGGACACGCGGTGTGGCGgacctctcttcttctgcgcCAAGTCGGGGCAGCATGGAGCGGGACCTTCGCAGAACGGGGCCTGTTTGGGTTAAATTGTTCAGATGAAAGGAGGGCAGATACGGCGCACCTCAAACGTCAAACCGGGCCAAAACACGGCAAACATGCAGGCTGTCAGCCCTCCTCTCTGTATGTATGGCTTCCAGATATCGCTCACGAGCAGGgccccacaccaccaccaccaccaccaccctcttgtTTACCAATGGCACGTTGACCAGCGTCTGCATGGCAGCTTCTCTTGCAGATGGCTGGATGCTGTCGTCAGGCCTTGTTTTTTCCGACCCCAACGGTCTGGTTGAACCTTGGCCAGAGGGCTATGCAGGGCTTCACACCACTCTTGGcagaaggaagggagggggggcggttACGACGAGCCGAGGACAGGCAGTTTTACGTGATGACGACAAATGAATCTCATGTCCAGTTTTCTGCTTTTTAcactttttttctctcttcaaGCCTGGCTGGCTGTCTGTCTTGGCGCATGGTGGGAGTGGAAGGGGGATGTTGTTTATCACGAGTACATTTGGGCGGAAGGGCATTTTGTCATTTTTGTCATTTGATCAAGCATTTACCATCACGTACATTTTGTTCTTGGCAGCATTGATGGGGAAAAGCGTGAGGATCGATACCAGGGGCGAAGGAGATAGGTGTTGTCAGTGGCTGGGTTGTATATCGTACATACGGTTGGTCTTTTATCTCTTATTACGAAGAGTTCAAAAAGTAATTCATGATCCACTGTTCTCTCTATCATCACTtcggaaaagaagaagcggaAACGGGAGGATTTGTGAGGGGGCCCACTTTGGAACTTTTCAGGGGTCCAGAAGAGGTGGTGCCGAGAGGGGGCCGCTAAACCTTACCaggcgccgccgccgctgtcCGCCGCTTTGGGGCTGTCAGTTTTGCGGCCTGCCCCGCATTTTTCCCTTCAGTGAATGAACTGACGACTGCGGGGCAGAAAAATCCACGATCGATCCACCCGAAACCGCTATCTACCAATATAGCAAACAAACCACATCGATACAGCAATCACAATCACACGCCGAATTGGTCTTTGTTGTCATAAAAATAACTTTGCGCCGCATCAACTAAACATATCGACAACAGAAAGCGACGACACATGGTACTGAGCAGGATAAACGGCTCGGAAGAGCTGTTTGTGGGAGGGTAAACCTTTCCttttgtctctctctctctctctctctctctctctctctcactctctctctcactatgtgtgtgtgtgtttggaATTCACAGACTGACGTTCTCGGCCTCGACAGCATCTTCGGCGTCACACGCCCCCGCGTCATCACCGAGCACAAAATCACCCACGTCCTCTCCGTCATCAAATACTCGCTCGACAGCCTCCAAAATGAAGCCTACCGACCCCTGCAGCACATGTCCATCGACATTGACGACATGGACGACCAGGATATCCTGGTGCATCTGCCCAAGATGGTGAGGTTTATCCAGCGGGGGTTATACGGACACGACTACACCGAGGAGAAGCAGCAAGaccaacaagaacaacaacaacaagaagaagaagaagaagaggcggCAAAGGGAGCGGTGCTGGTTCACTGCGCCATGGGGAAATCCAGGTCTGTCACGGCCATAGTGGCGTATTTGCTATGGAAACATCCACATCGGTTTGGGCTTGGGAACGGGGCGGTTGATGCCAAGGAGGCGGTCGCAAAGGCGGTGCAGTGGGTGAGGGGGACGCGGCCGATTGCTGAGCCGAACGAGGGGTTTATGGAGCAGTTGGAGCTGTGGGTTGAGATGGGGTGTCCGGCCGGGAGTGATGATgcggtggagaaggaggtcaagTATCAGAGGTGGTTGTATAAGAAGGAAGTGGAGACGGCcgcggcggtggggagggcgcCGGATTGGATCCGGtttgaggacgaggaggctgAAAAGGAGCAACAGAAACAAgacgaagagggaggagggggggcgtTTGAGTTGAGATGTAAGAAGTGTCGGAGGAGGCTGGCGACGGAGCCGTTTGTTGTGCCGCATCAGGGCAGGGGGAAtaaggccaaggaggattGCCCGCACTACTTTGTGGAGGCCTTGTCATGGATGAGGGATACACTTGAGCTGGGGGAACTGGAAGGGAGGCTCAACTGCCCGCATCCAAAGTGCGGGTCATCAGTGGGGAGGTATTCCTGGAGGGGTTTCAAGTGCAGCTGCGGGGATTGGGTAGCCCCGGCCTTTTCCCTGCAGCAGAGCAAGGTTGACAAGGTCGCCGTGATGGGCGCAGGGAAGAATGGCACGGCCGGAGCGAACGAGATAGCGAGCCGGATGGCTGCGCTGGGAATACGGATGCCTCCGGGGCAGAGGGCAGAGAACCTTTGAGAATCTCCTCTGATCTAGTTACCTCCCACCAGGTCAAGGCACACCGCCAAGCACACCATCGCATCACAAAATCCGCGGTTCGGATGATCCGAGGGATATGTTGCAATTTTGGTAGTGCGAGACGGCATGCACGGGTGGCAGATGAACAAACACACATgcacacagacacacacacacacacattgTCCGACCCGTGGGTAAGTGCACCAGCTGAGTCTATTGTGACGGTAGACGATATCTGTTTCAGTAGACGAGCATTTGCCGTGGGGGGAACGAGGCACTGGTGTAACCGAGTTCATTGTGGAAGAGGGTGCAGTGGTGATGTGGAAGAAAGGGGTTGATATCATGTGGGGGGTTGCATTTGATGGTCTGTGTTGACCACCTTGCATGTGCTGTTTCCTCTGATTCTTCTCACTCGGGATAGGAGCGGAGCGGCACTCCAGAAATATTGAACTAGTCTGTTTGATTTTCGCAGTATAGCCTTCACAGCCTTGGTTCTAGGCAGATGGCTAACTTTGCGGCTCTGCTCATGATGGAGATGCCAAACCTGGTTTGGTAAAGCAGGGTCATGGTATTTATGTCATGGCGTCGTCACTTGTAAGCCGCTCACATTGCATGATCATGGTCTCCATGCTTCTTGTTGCTTGTCTGCATCATCTCCAGAATCGAGTCAGCTCGTCGTATGTTTGCCTTATGCACACCACCGCTCACCACGCAACGGTCATCCGATCTCAGTCAGAATGGTTGCTGACGGAAAACAAGTGCTGGCTTCCCGCGCCGGGTAGGCGGGTTCACGGTTCAACATGTCAGCCCAGATCACGTTTCCTCCCGAGCATGTCGCCATTTTGATTGAGTGAACCTTACCGGTCCGAGGCTTCCACACTTGTTGTCTCATATGCATGACAACTCGGATCTTTCTTGGTTTCTATGACGActtcttgttcttttggCTCCCGCCGATCACCCATCACCCATTCACCTCGGTACCCGTCCCACCCGttcatcctcttccatgATAATACCCTAgaacaaaaggaaaaggggtgggTGAGACTGATCATAGCCGTTGCGGTTTGACGTGcgtggaaaaaaaaaaaaagcctgTCGTTGATACCACCTGATCATATTAGAAGATGACAAGTCACATTTTGGCAACGGAGATGCAAGATATTGTGTGATgtgagagggggaggtgggcaGAGAGCAAGGTTTGATGAAATCGATCGAGGGTAAGCACTAGGCTGCTTCAAGACCAGAAGCCATGAACCAGCTGATGACTTGGGTTGCCGGCagcagtagcagcagcagagatAATGTAAGAAGCAGATATTTCCATCCCTACAGAGTGGAATATATGTGATGTATGTACCTGCCTAGACAAGGAGTTTGGGTTCTAGAATTTATCAAGATCCCTGACCCTGACCTTTATCCCCCCCCTGCGCGCCCTTGGATAAAGTCGTTAGTTTTGGGGCTTTGTatcaccacaccatcaccacttcctccctcttcatgCACAGTTCTTCAGTTTCACACATACCTAGAATCAGCCAAGAGACCGGCCCGGGATTTGTTTTGTTGAATGCGACGGCAACACATAATCAGCTTTCGGATAGATAGCTAGCACGGCACGAGATtaaacaagaagaaaagaggtaCATACGTTGGGATTTGGTGAGTAAGTACCAACCTACCTTGGGCCAGGGTCAGCGTAAGACGGTGGTTGTATAAGCCGTTTTATATGGGGCAAAAAGCACGCTAGGTAGCAGCCTCTCTCATCGATCAGTGAGGAAAATGAAGCTCCTCGGTCCGGGTTTCTGGTTAATAGGTTAGATGATCCCTTGAAAATGCTCATTTTCGAGCTTCCCTACCACTGACCGAGCAACTCTCACAAGATGGTCTCTTGCATTCCCCcattcctccctccccccccccaaaaaaaaaaaaaaaaaaaaaaaaaaaaacaatccCCCAGATGCAGGTGAAGGCCGTCTTTCTTGGCGTAGGATTTCCAATACATGTCATGTTGTACTcccacatccaccccccgGTCCGTTTATCGCGGCGTCATGCCGTTGGTCCTGCACTCTGCACAAAATATATGAGAGGAAAAATGTCGCTTCTGCCTTCCTACTTGCTGCACCGAACGGAAGGATGTTCCGCTCCCGTGGTCCTCCATGCCTCAAACCTCCCGCCCCGTCGTCGATCGTAccccccgccctctccccAGTTCGACGCAGTTTTGATCCTGTGCTTCTCtgactaggtaggtagatcCACAACCGTCTGACATGGCATTAATACCTAACCTACTAAtgatcctcctccagctcgggTATGCCTTGGGAGGGAGCCATGTAGGAGCAATGCGACGATTCATACCCTTTCAACCGACCAGTGATAaccaccttcttcccaccccaGTCTCCACCGTCCACAAGGCCTCGCGATCGCCCCAGGCCAAGGTGACGGCACAGCCCGTTTAGCTagctcttttttctttgtgtGGAACCGAATGCTACTGTCGTAGGAtctgtggtgatgatggagggaaggaagaagaagcaggccaacggcgcagcagcaactTGACTCAGCAAAGAGAAACCCCACGTCCAAGGAAACATGAAAAAGGCGGAGGGGCACGGCAAAGTATACTATTTGCATATAAGCAGGGGGAAAACAAAATCAGATAAGACTGGGGGATCGCCAACAGGGTTACCCAAAACTCGGCAGAAACAATCAATTCTCCCCAGGATGGCCCCCACCAAGAATGCCAGTCAGTCAGTGCCTGAACCTTTTCgttgctgtcgttgttgctCTCGTCTCGGTCCCCAAGAGGCCTGCGAGAGAAGCACCTCGCATTCGGCCCCTACGCGATGGTGTAAAAAGGGCTGAACCGCTCGCACAAGTGCCATGGGACAGGGTATTCGGTATATATGTATGTTGCGTGGTTGGTGGTTCGAGAAAAACGTCTCGATTTAATCCGTGTAACCCTAACCCATCAACTCTCTGCATGCTCCTCGCTGTTGGCACCCCCCCTACTTTCTACTCGCCCTGTGCAGCAAACCCTGGCATTCTTTTGCCTGCCCTATCCTGCCCTATCCTGCCCTACGAAGAAGGAGGGCTGCATTAGCTCACACACCCCACCTGCTTGGATGGCTGCACGACCCAAAAACGGTGTGCGGGATATGAgttgcagcagcaacaactgCCAACAACAGTTAGGCAAAACGGTGGTGGCCTCTCTCTTTTGCTGCGCCGCAGGGCACTCGGTTCGGtaacctttttcttctctcaaAACCCCTGCTtgcccccctcctctttgcCGAGTGGGAATTGTTACCCTTCTGGGAACCACGTCTCTGAGTGGTCCAGGAGTGCGAACTTGAATCCATCATCCAGCACCGTTTTCTCCGCGCAACAATGAACCAAGatttgtggttgtggttgaggtgggtATCGTCGGCCCTGAAGATACACAGACACCTACATGTGTAGGACAATGATCATCTTTTGCATATTCGCCGTCGGAGATTGCAGCGGACCAAGCAGCAATATCAAGGCAAGTTCTTGGGCACCGAAGGGAAATAGTTTGGATCGCGCAGTCTTTCTCGGTTCCGTTTGGCGATCTCGGCTTGCCTCTTCTTGAACAGCCGCTGTTGGAAAAAGGTGCTGCAGAAAACTTGGTCAGCACCCGGCCCTGATTCGCCCAGAAAAGGTTCACGGAAGCAAAGCATGGAGGGAAACTGACGGTTTGAGTTCAAACACGCGaggctcttcctcctcggctggTGAAACTGATgtttcctcttttttctgcAAGACCGTTAGCACAGGCACACGACACGACACCGccagcgggaggagggaggaggaggcgggagagTCGGCGGATCTAACCGTTGCTGCcgccttgtccttgtccttgtcatcTGTCTTTTTGGTGTCAtccttctcgtccttgtcgtccttcttctctgccttttccttcttcttcttctgtttCTCTTCGtactccttcttcacccgcTCAATCTCgtcttccagctccttcttcttgcgcgCTTCGATGGCGGCATGGTCGATCTTGGGGGTGCAGAAGCCTGTGTCTTTGAGATGAGAAGGACAGACGTAGAACCAGTCTTTGTTGTCCGATGTGATCAGGACACTGGAGCTGGGCTTGTAGCAAATCTCGCATGACTTAGCCGAGGTCTCGGCAACCTTGCGGTGTGTGTACTCGTTTGAAAACGCCATCTTCGGGCATccgagacagagagagagaaagagagagttgtttgttgatgtcgTGATTCCAAATAATGCTGAGCTGTCGATGCGACAAGCCCCAGGCAAGGCGGCCGCGGGGTAGCTTCCTCCAGCCTAAGCCTTAAAAACACTGTGTTTACACAGTAC is from Podospora pseudopauciseta strain CBS 411.78 chromosome 5 map unlocalized CBS411.78m_5.2, whole genome shotgun sequence and encodes:
- the YVH1 gene encoding tyrosine protein phosphatase yvh1 (EggNog:ENOG503NVXN; COG:V), which encodes MVLSRINGSEELFVGGIFGVTRPRVITEHKITHVLSVIKYSLDSLQNEAYRPLQHMSIDIDDMDDQDILVHLPKMVRFIQRGLYGHDYTEEKQQDQQEQQQQEEEEEEAAKGAVLVHCAMGKSRSVTAIVAYLLWKHPHRFGLGNGAVDAKEAVAKAVQWVRGTRPIAEPNEGFMEQLELWVEMGCPAGSDDAVEKEVKYQRWLYKKEVETAAAVGRAPDWIRFEDEEAEKEQQKQDEEGGGGAFELRCKKCRRRLATEPFVVPHQGRGNKAKEDCPHYFVEALSWMRDTLELGELEGRLNCPHPKCGSSVGRYSWRGFKCSCGDWVAPAFSLQQSKVDKVAVMGAGKNGTAGANEIASRMAALGIRMPPGQRAENL
- a CDS encoding uncharacterized protein (COG:S; EggNog:ENOG503NXQS), which produces MAAIPIQAPSSRHGPRDTMNSGPLPSLSGRDGGFPPGPFAPMSHRIPFNDNLSPSAASNPMAIRNRDTDFAPPPLPPPRLVPINGPIDPKEHQKWEGMRKRDANYDGSVDSGLGMSPHDFRRRDSDYDETYHSYGSNRSTTLPSFSAISQTMKSFRPSHEAIDNSMLNRLNRPTIRRSGLSTSHNELPPPRAHHADLSTLSLPHRSKQPFLDIGYSRSPMSATSPGPSPFGHLGPMDYRSPLSATDSTDLERSPRSHRLYSTQSMTDSEGPGLSHGGHDYEGRDEDADFPMEETTRMRRLKIEDPWRERERERESYQPGQKRRASSPPSDDVPMASDSMRWPGRDGSGISRGSPTPRLLSMPQNSTLGGRSPVSRSGSYSSNLTTSSMTLGRRSPGLSPSGLSPTDPMNCGSPYGTPLSMTAGSPRSAIGMGLGRSAAAAAQQPTGRIALVPPRKVAEMPKNTNGSSLAAKLKGPYMCECCPKKPKKFETEEELRTHEAEKQYECTFCGNRFKNKNEAERHQNSLHVRRHSWSCSALTGYERAFHDSTATPGEADTCGYCGKEFGRNGPNASVTDEDWEKRIRHLQDVHKFRECNASKKFYRADHFRQHLKHSHAGTSGKWTNMLENACMIEEDGVSVGR
- a CDS encoding uncharacterized protein (COG:S; BUSCO:EOG092651K1; EggNog:ENOG503P3W8); translated protein: MAFSNEYTHRKVAETSAKSCEICYKPSSSVLITSDNKDWFYVCPSHLKDTGFCTPKIDHAAIEARKKKELEDEIERVKKEYEEKQKKKKEKAEKKDDKDEKDDTKKTDDKDKDKAAATKKEETSVSPAEEEEPRVFELKPTFFQQRLFKKRQAEIAKRNRERLRDPNYFPSVPKNLP